A portion of the Clostridium gelidum genome contains these proteins:
- a CDS encoding DUF2953 domain-containing protein, giving the protein MTVLLIVFKILLILLCILLSVLILVLFIPFDYFLNGKINDGAEGKAEIRWLFGLIRIIIYKSEDKPEMKIIICGLNIYNKKFIKENNVKKNKNKKNESNSKRDIGMNLMIELFRYFKDILNIVKPKYFKISGVYGFEDPSLTGMLLGVISIIKGAVPSAQIYVNPDFEKENINIEAEIYGDIKVCVIGYRTLKLIIKKDVRQKLFKKSKAAETF; this is encoded by the coding sequence ATGACAGTTTTGCTTATAGTCTTTAAAATATTACTTATATTACTGTGTATATTATTATCAGTACTAATATTGGTACTTTTTATTCCCTTTGATTATTTTCTAAATGGCAAAATAAATGATGGCGCTGAGGGGAAAGCTGAGATAAGATGGCTCTTTGGATTAATTAGAATTATTATTTACAAATCTGAAGATAAACCAGAAATGAAAATAATTATTTGTGGATTAAACATTTATAATAAGAAGTTTATAAAAGAAAATAATGTAAAGAAAAACAAAAATAAAAAAAACGAATCTAACTCAAAAAGAGATATAGGGATGAACTTAATGATAGAATTATTTAGGTACTTTAAAGATATTCTTAACATTGTAAAACCTAAATATTTTAAGATAAGTGGAGTGTATGGATTTGAAGACCCTTCATTAACTGGAATGCTTTTGGGGGTGATAAGTATAATAAAAGGAGCAGTTCCAAGTGCACAAATTTATGTAAATCCAGATTTTGAAAAAGAAAATATTAATATTGAAGCTGAAATATATGGAGATATAAAAGTTTGTGTCATAGGCTATAGAACGCTTAAGCTAATCATAAAAAAAGATGTAAGACAAAAATTATTTAAAAAGTCAAAAGCTGCTGAAACTTTTTAG
- a CDS encoding RNA polymerase sigma factor has protein sequence MNLEVDNILIVKCKKYDKHSFKLLFQMYEKYLYYLCYSYTQNQQDALDLVQEIYIKVFNNIKKFDDSLPFHPWIRKISVNTCLNFKRTIKNNVVSLNQSINNDITLEDVLVSEDDVEDEIIKLEIKDIIKSNLKEIPEKYRIVIVLRYYENLNYNEIAKLLDKPLGTVKTEIYRAKALLKDKLKTIMEVET, from the coding sequence GTGAATTTGGAGGTAGACAATATACTTATTGTAAAGTGTAAAAAATATGATAAGCATTCTTTTAAGTTATTATTTCAGATGTACGAAAAATATTTATATTACTTATGCTATAGTTATACACAGAATCAGCAGGATGCACTGGATTTAGTACAAGAGATTTACATAAAAGTGTTCAATAATATTAAAAAATTTGATGATAGTCTACCTTTTCATCCTTGGATTAGAAAAATTTCAGTAAATACATGTTTAAATTTTAAAAGAACTATAAAGAATAATGTTGTATCATTGAATCAAAGCATAAATAATGATATAACTTTAGAAGATGTTTTGGTTTCGGAAGATGATGTAGAAGATGAAATTATAAAATTGGAAATTAAGGATATAATAAAAAGTAATTTGAAAGAAATACCTGAAAAATATAGAATTGTTATAGTTCTTAGGTATTATGAAAATCTTAATTATAATGAAATTGCAAAGCTTTTAGACAAGCCTTTAGGAACGGTAAAAACAGAAATTTATAGAGCTAAGGCTCTCTTGAAAGATAAACTTAAAACTATAATGGAGGTGGAGACATGA
- a CDS encoding GerW family sporulation protein encodes MENNSMKESFDSLFTNLEKFIKTETVVGEPIIVGEVTLVPIISVMFGGGAGGGTGGDNKGMTGDGSGGGMGARISPNAILVIKKDEVTMLPIKGQNNLDNLINMVPDIVSKINFKKDKESCCKEKTKDEE; translated from the coding sequence ATGGAAAATAATTCAATGAAAGAAAGTTTTGATTCACTATTTACTAATTTGGAAAAATTCATAAAGACAGAAACAGTTGTAGGAGAACCTATTATTGTAGGGGAAGTAACTCTTGTACCTATTATAAGCGTTATGTTTGGAGGCGGAGCAGGTGGCGGAACTGGCGGTGATAATAAAGGAATGACTGGAGATGGTTCAGGTGGAGGAATGGGTGCTAGAATATCACCAAATGCGATCCTAGTAATCAAAAAGGATGAGGTAACTATGCTTCCTATAAAAGGCCAAAATAACTTGGATAATCTTATTAATATGGTGCCTGATATAGTATCAAAAATAAATTTTAAAAAAGATAAAGAATCTTGTTGCAAAGAAAAAACAAAAGACGAGGAATAA
- a CDS encoding ABC transporter permease produces the protein MYSKMALNNVKKSFKDYTIYFLTLTFAVCIFYSFNSIDSQSVMADMNKGQTEYVKIMGQMISVISIGVSVILGGLIIYATKFLINRRKKEFGIYMVLGMPKRKMSKILFFETLYIGIISLVAGLIFGLLFAQVLSIFTAKLFAMQMTKYSFVISTSSILKTILYFGIMYLLVMIFNVFIISRYKLIDLLCANKKNEEVKIRNPYLATFILMVSLVVLGYAYYLVNKAGLDFYDNRFKLSIVFGIIGTALFFYGIASVVFFIFQKNKNLYLNGLNIFSIRQISSKFNTNFISMTIICLMLFVTIGTLSTGLAVKNSLEGTLKNQTPFDASLQVFDNEKSSNIISPVDALKQLNYNLEDNSDYTILRQYQYDMSTKDLLDKYATTDGEKQTLNIKIFEKISMIKLSEYNSMRKLKGETSIDLKNDEIVIASNYAPIEGILKGFIEKENSIKIGDKEFKIKEKKIETEALSTSPTSDNMFTLIVTDDLVAGLEPSEEVLNLNFSGNNKEEAKNELTTIFNNSTFDNSESKKVNYTIYGLTREMAYDASRGLSAMILFIAVYIGIVLLLSSAAVLALQQLSQCNESIERYKCLRQIGATKNMINKSIFKQVAIFFALPLALSIVHSYVGISVVNTYLIALGTGNQFTSILVTALIMLIVYGGYLYATYVAYKNIANNEYK, from the coding sequence ATGTATTCTAAGATGGCACTAAATAATGTAAAAAAAAGTTTTAAAGATTATACTATTTATTTTTTAACCCTAACTTTTGCAGTATGTATATTTTATAGCTTTAATTCTATTGATTCACAATCTGTAATGGCTGATATGAATAAAGGTCAAACTGAATATGTTAAAATTATGGGGCAAATGATTTCAGTTATATCAATTGGTGTATCAGTTATTCTAGGAGGACTCATAATATATGCAACTAAATTTCTAATTAATAGACGGAAAAAAGAATTTGGTATATATATGGTATTAGGTATGCCAAAAAGAAAAATGTCAAAGATATTATTTTTTGAAACCTTATATATTGGAATAATATCACTTGTTGCAGGGCTTATATTCGGATTATTATTTGCACAAGTACTGTCAATATTTACGGCTAAGCTTTTTGCTATGCAAATGACAAAATATAGTTTTGTTATTTCAACCAGTTCAATTTTAAAAACAATTTTATATTTTGGGATAATGTATTTACTAGTTATGATATTTAATGTATTTATTATTTCAAGATATAAATTAATTGATCTTCTGTGTGCAAATAAGAAAAATGAAGAGGTAAAGATTAGAAATCCTTATTTAGCAACATTTATACTAATGGTTTCATTAGTAGTGCTTGGGTATGCTTATTATTTAGTTAATAAGGCTGGATTAGATTTCTATGACAATAGATTTAAACTTTCTATAGTATTTGGGATAATAGGTACAGCACTTTTCTTTTATGGAATAGCTTCAGTTGTATTTTTTATATTTCAAAAAAATAAGAATTTATATTTGAATGGATTAAATATCTTTAGCATAAGGCAGATTTCAAGTAAATTTAATACTAATTTTATATCAATGACAATAATTTGTTTGATGCTATTTGTAACAATAGGAACTTTATCAACTGGATTAGCTGTAAAGAATTCATTGGAAGGTACACTAAAAAATCAAACACCTTTTGATGCATCGTTGCAGGTATTTGATAATGAGAAGAGTAGTAATATAATTTCACCTGTTGATGCATTAAAACAATTAAATTACAATTTAGAGGATAATTCAGACTATACTATACTTAGACAATATCAATATGATATGAGTACTAAAGATTTATTAGATAAATATGCAACGACTGATGGTGAAAAACAAACTTTAAATATAAAAATTTTTGAGAAAATAAGTATGATTAAATTATCCGAGTATAATAGCATGAGAAAATTAAAAGGAGAAACAAGTATAGATTTAAAAAATGACGAAATAGTAATAGCTTCTAATTATGCACCAATAGAAGGAATATTAAAAGGATTTATTGAAAAAGAAAATTCAATAAAAATAGGTGATAAAGAATTTAAAATAAAAGAAAAGAAAATTGAAACTGAAGCCCTTTCAACATCACCTACAAGCGACAATATGTTTACTTTAATAGTCACAGATGATTTAGTAGCAGGATTAGAGCCATCAGAAGAAGTTTTGAATTTGAATTTTTCAGGGAATAACAAAGAAGAAGCTAAAAACGAGTTAACAACTATATTTAACAATTCTACATTCGATAATAGTGAATCTAAAAAAGTAAATTATACTATTTATGGTTTAACTAGAGAAATGGCATATGATGCTAGCAGAGGGCTATCTGCAATGATATTATTTATAGCTGTGTATATAGGGATAGTACTCCTATTGTCAAGTGCAGCAGTACTTGCACTTCAACAATTATCACAATGTAATGAGTCCATAGAACGATATAAATGTTTAAGACAAATTGGAGCTACAAAAAATATGATTAATAAAAGTATATTTAAACAAGTAGCAATATTTTTTGCACTACCTTTAGCACTATCAATAGTTCACTCATATGTAGGAATTAGTGTAGTTAATACATATTTGATTGCTCTAGGTACAGGAAATCAATTTACGTCAATTTTAGTAACAGCACTTATAATGCTTATTGTTTATGGTGGATATTTATATGCAACATATGTAGCTTATAAAAATATAGCTAATAATGAATATAAGTGA
- a CDS encoding anti-sigma factor family protein, translated as MSCKFDQQLLYSLADNTIEPLEKIFAQEHLKSCAECKKELELIKKLDKELNEFEFEMPIPDRLSSLSQLLVENCINQMENEDVKLKNHNYNEDMKLIKKTIMDAYKVPYNNPYNKFIEKNLTKAVDLISKPAKKYYNKKISKIKILKLFKVV; from the coding sequence ATGAGTTGTAAATTTGATCAACAGTTATTATATTCTTTAGCAGATAATACAATAGAACCTCTTGAAAAAATTTTTGCACAGGAACACTTGAAGTCTTGCGCTGAATGTAAAAAGGAATTAGAGTTAATAAAAAAGCTTGATAAAGAACTTAATGAATTTGAATTTGAAATGCCAATACCAGATAGATTATCAAGCTTGTCACAATTATTAGTAGAGAACTGCATAAATCAAATGGAAAATGAGGATGTAAAGCTAAAAAATCATAATTATAATGAAGATATGAAGTTAATAAAAAAGACTATTATGGATGCATATAAGGTTCCATACAATAATCCGTATAATAAATTTATTGAAAAAAATTTAACAAAAGCTGTGGATTTAATAAGCAAGCCAGCAAAAAAATATTATAATAAAAAGATATCTAAAATAAAGATTCTTAAGCTTTTTAAGGTGGTGTAA
- a CDS encoding response regulator transcription factor yields MPKIMLIEDNENIKKELIEFLMRYGYEAYAPTDFENIVKIALKDEPDLILLDINLPYYDGYYICREIRKEKDIPIIIVTSRDSEMDEIMSMNLGADDFITKPYNTQILLARITAVLRRTSGNNSAFEIVEHKGLKLNITSGTVNFYDNKIDLTKNELKILLCLMKNKGCIVSREDLMDYLWNSDLYVDDNTLSVNVTRLRKKLNEIGFEDGIETKRGLGYILL; encoded by the coding sequence ATGCCTAAAATTATGTTAATAGAGGATAATGAAAATATAAAAAAAGAACTTATTGAATTTTTAATGCGTTATGGATATGAAGCTTATGCACCAACTGATTTTGAAAATATAGTAAAAATAGCTTTAAAAGATGAGCCGGATTTAATTTTGCTTGATATAAACCTTCCTTATTATGATGGATATTATATATGTAGAGAAATTAGAAAAGAAAAGGATATACCTATAATTATTGTTACAAGCAGAGATAGTGAAATGGATGAAATTATGAGTATGAATCTTGGTGCAGATGATTTTATAACAAAACCTTATAATACACAAATACTTCTTGCAAGAATAACTGCTGTACTTAGGAGAACTTCTGGAAATAATTCGGCTTTTGAAATAGTTGAACATAAAGGATTAAAACTTAATATTACGAGTGGAACTGTAAATTTTTATGACAATAAAATTGATCTTACGAAAAATGAACTCAAAATATTACTTTGTCTTATGAAAAATAAAGGATGCATAGTAAGTAGAGAAGATTTAATGGACTATCTATGGAATTCAGATCTTTATGTTGATGATAATACATTGTCAGTGAATGTGACTAGGCTCCGAAAGAAGCTTAATGAAATAGGTTTTGAAGATGGTATAGAAACAAAGAGAGGACTTGGGTACATATTATTATGA
- a CDS encoding glycosyltransferase, producing the protein MKKIFKALSVLILLTTFLPFKSYAIDTDIPLNDSIVNLKMDERKLWIDHVLWTRDFLISDLASLPDKDSVLERLLKNQDDIGASIKPYYGEEAGNKLSKLLREHIIIAGKVVDAAKKNNKSDLDKYNKTWYKNSDDIADFLSTANPNWSNSELKDMLHKHLELVTAQAVARLNKNWKADIETYDKGEEHIIKFADVLSNGIIKQFPEKLS; encoded by the coding sequence ATGAAAAAAATTTTTAAAGCTTTATCTGTATTAATTTTACTTACGACGTTTCTGCCTTTTAAATCATATGCTATTGACACTGACATTCCCTTAAATGATTCTATAGTTAATTTGAAGATGGATGAAAGGAAACTTTGGATTGACCATGTTTTATGGACTAGAGATTTTCTTATTAGTGATTTAGCATCCCTTCCAGATAAAGATTCTGTCCTAGAGAGATTGCTTAAAAACCAAGATGATATTGGCGCTTCAATTAAACCTTATTATGGAGAAGAAGCTGGAAATAAACTTTCAAAACTTTTAAGAGAACATATTATAATTGCCGGTAAAGTTGTAGATGCTGCTAAAAAAAATAATAAATCTGACTTAGATAAATACAATAAAACATGGTATAAAAATTCAGATGACATTGCTGATTTTTTATCTACTGCAAATCCTAATTGGTCAAATTCAGAATTAAAAGATATGTTACATAAGCACTTAGAATTGGTAACTGCCCAAGCTGTTGCTAGATTAAATAAAAACTGGAAAGCTGATATAGAGACATATGATAAAGGTGAAGAACATATAATTAAGTTTGCTGATGTACTTTCAAATGGAATTATAAAACAATTCCCAGAAAAACTTAGTTAA
- a CDS encoding ABC transporter ATP-binding protein, which produces MENILNVQNVEKYYGNKENVTKALDNISFKVEKGEFVGIMGPSGSGKTTLLNCISTIDKVTTGAIIIDEDDITRLKSKKLEKFRRDKLGFIFQDFNLLDTLTAYENIALALTIGGKKGSEVDELVLSSAKSLDILDVLNKYPYQMSGGQKQRVAAARAIVNNPKLILADEPTGALDSKSAKLLLNSIEKLNKELEATILMVTHDAFTASYSRRILFIKDGKIFNELIRGEDSRKEFFNKIIDIVTLLGGDSKDVF; this is translated from the coding sequence ATGGAAAACATATTAAATGTACAAAATGTAGAAAAGTATTATGGAAATAAAGAAAATGTGACAAAGGCACTTGATAATATAAGTTTCAAGGTTGAAAAGGGCGAATTTGTTGGAATAATGGGTCCATCAGGTAGCGGTAAGACTACGCTTTTAAATTGTATATCTACAATAGATAAAGTAACCACAGGGGCTATTATAATTGATGAAGATGATATTACAAGATTAAAAAGTAAAAAACTAGAAAAATTCAGAAGAGATAAGCTAGGATTTATATTTCAAGATTTTAATTTGTTAGATACTTTAACTGCATATGAGAATATTGCACTAGCGCTGACTATAGGAGGAAAAAAGGGGTCTGAGGTTGATGAATTAGTTTTGTCGTCAGCCAAAAGTTTAGATATATTGGATGTTTTAAATAAATATCCATATCAAATGTCAGGAGGGCAAAAGCAAAGAGTAGCAGCAGCTAGGGCAATAGTTAATAACCCAAAACTTATTCTAGCAGATGAACCTACCGGTGCTCTAGATTCAAAGTCAGCTAAATTACTTTTAAATTCTATTGAAAAACTAAATAAAGAACTAGAAGCAACCATTTTAATGGTAACCCATGATGCTTTTACTGCAAGTTATTCCCGTAGAATACTATTTATAAAAGATGGTAAGATTTTCAATGAACTGATTAGAGGAGAAGATTCTAGAAAGGAATTTTTTAATAAAATAATAGATATTGTTACTCTTCTTGGAGGTGACTCTAAAGATGTATTCTAA
- a CDS encoding DMT family transporter, which produces MKNKIFFAHVLAIVTIIIWGTTFISTKILLTQFSPEEILAYRFFIAFLILIVIYPKKVKVLPIKEEILFFLLGATGISFYYWTENLALQYTYASNVGLILSAIPIFTALIAHFISKREKFTINMFLGFVIAIIGISIIIYNGKVLKLNPKGDLMAIISAILFSIYSILIKRVNDKYSQLFIVRKTFFYGIITMLPILIISKVNLLKIPSLNISIVLNFLFLSIFASVLCFLMWNKAINVIGSVKTTNYIYFVPLITMVSSNIVLNENISKLMLFGGVLIFAGVYINQSKWLNNIFKYSLNCKYIFNHKQRQSD; this is translated from the coding sequence ATGAAAAATAAAATTTTTTTTGCACATGTACTAGCTATAGTAACTATAATTATTTGGGGAACAACTTTCATATCAACAAAAATATTATTAACTCAATTTTCTCCAGAGGAAATCTTAGCTTATCGATTTTTTATAGCTTTTCTTATTTTAATTGTCATTTATCCTAAAAAAGTTAAGGTTTTGCCTATAAAAGAAGAAATATTATTTTTTTTATTAGGTGCTACGGGAATATCATTTTATTATTGGACTGAAAATTTAGCGCTTCAATATACCTATGCCTCAAATGTTGGATTAATATTGTCTGCAATACCTATCTTTACAGCATTAATTGCACATTTTATATCAAAACGCGAGAAATTTACTATTAATATGTTTTTAGGATTTGTTATAGCAATAATAGGAATATCTATTATTATTTATAATGGGAAGGTATTAAAATTAAATCCAAAGGGAGATTTAATGGCAATTATCTCTGCAATTCTATTTTCTATATATTCAATATTAATAAAAAGAGTAAATGATAAATATAGTCAACTTTTTATTGTAAGAAAGACCTTTTTTTATGGAATAATAACTATGTTACCAATTCTAATTATTTCAAAGGTTAATTTATTAAAAATACCGAGTTTAAATATTAGTATTGTTTTGAATTTTCTTTTTCTTTCAATTTTTGCATCTGTATTATGTTTTTTAATGTGGAATAAAGCAATAAATGTTATAGGATCTGTAAAAACTACAAATTACATATATTTTGTTCCCTTAATAACTATGGTGTCATCTAATATTGTTTTAAATGAGAATATTAGTAAGTTAATGTTATTTGGAGGAGTCTTAATATTTGCAGGCGTTTATATAAATCAAAGTAAATGGTTAAATAATATATTTAAATATTCATTAAACTGTAAATATATATTTAATCATAAACAAAGGCAGTCTGATTAG
- a CDS encoding zinc-ribbon domain-containing protein produces MEDKTLVCKDCGNEFVFTTGEQEFYKEKGFENEPVRCPDCRRARKQQNNRR; encoded by the coding sequence ATGGAAGATAAAACATTAGTATGTAAAGATTGTGGAAACGAATTTGTATTCACAACTGGAGAACAAGAATTCTACAAAGAAAAAGGATTTGAAAACGAACCAGTAAGATGTCCTGATTGTAGAAGAGCTAGAAAGCAACAAAATAACAGAAGATAG
- a CDS encoding sensor histidine kinase has translation MNIKEYFLSKAPFIIINLIIYLLFLVLMSIAKMPAIIVFMIFLVWFTPLMIYIIMDFISKKRFYDDITGIIDKLDKKYLLPEVIKSPNYYEGKIIYEVLSECNRNMHEHVNFYKNLQKEYREYIETWVHEIKTPIASSKLIVENSESKEKNALGDELKKIEEYINQALYYSRSTDVSNDYIVKEFEVKEAIKEAIRNNRRDFINKKISVDIEDVSGNVITDLKWVKFIVNQIIINSIKYSRDNGGVLRAYTTEGEDNIILTIEDNGIGISKNDVNRVFDKGFTGENGRKYGKSTGIGLYLCKKLCEKLGLGIHLSSIEREGTKVNIIFPIGNYTSLK, from the coding sequence ATGAATATAAAAGAATATTTTCTTTCAAAAGCGCCTTTTATAATAATTAATTTAATAATATATTTATTATTTTTAGTTTTAATGAGTATAGCTAAAATGCCAGCTATAATAGTATTTATGATTTTTCTTGTTTGGTTTACTCCTCTGATGATTTATATAATAATGGATTTTATTTCAAAGAAAAGATTTTATGATGATATTACCGGAATTATTGATAAGCTAGATAAAAAGTATTTATTGCCTGAAGTTATAAAATCCCCTAATTATTATGAAGGAAAAATAATATATGAAGTGCTAAGTGAATGTAATAGAAATATGCATGAGCATGTTAATTTTTATAAAAATCTTCAAAAAGAGTACAGAGAATATATTGAAACATGGGTTCACGAAATAAAAACTCCAATAGCATCATCAAAGTTAATTGTAGAAAATAGTGAGAGTAAAGAAAAAAATGCATTAGGAGATGAACTTAAAAAAATTGAGGAGTATATAAATCAAGCTCTTTATTATTCAAGAAGTACGGATGTTAGCAATGATTATATAGTAAAAGAATTTGAAGTAAAAGAAGCAATTAAGGAAGCTATTAGAAATAATAGACGGGATTTTATAAATAAAAAAATTTCAGTTGATATTGAAGATGTTTCAGGAAACGTAATAACAGACCTTAAATGGGTAAAGTTTATTGTTAATCAAATTATCATTAATTCTATAAAATATAGTAGAGATAATGGTGGAGTTTTAAGAGCTTATACAACTGAAGGTGAGGATAACATAATACTGACTATTGAAGATAATGGAATAGGCATTTCCAAGAATGATGTAAATAGAGTTTTCGATAAAGGCTTCACAGGAGAAAATGGAAGAAAATATGGAAAATCTACTGGTATAGGACTTTATCTGTGTAAAAAGCTTTGTGAAAAATTAGGACTTGGAATACATTTGAGTTCTATAGAAAGAGAAGGAACAAAAGTTAATATCATTTTTCCAATTGGGAATTATACAAGTTTAAAATAA